One stretch of Myxocyprinus asiaticus isolate MX2 ecotype Aquarium Trade chromosome 23, UBuf_Myxa_2, whole genome shotgun sequence DNA includes these proteins:
- the LOC127413898 gene encoding protein L-Myc-1a-like, with amino-acid sequence MPGINTHTLYSWEMEHYFYDEMDTEQDFFKSTAPSEDIWKKFELLPTPPMSPSRTLYGDWLLSLPAPPKLLPCDEEYEGLHKFDPLDIFENLGSIVIKDCMWSGFSTSHRLDKVVHGERAPVMAQIQTSTSLHAALTSQRGLRASPGTSVTQAAQCVNPAAVLELPVPHNKKGAAGSSGSEGRSDSSDDDDDEIDVVTIDNRPKRGRPPSRRTPVTITVSADPFGPCPKRFHISLHRQQHNYAAPSPDTEPEDDFNEMESVSKRPRLEPSSSPSSPLSSPATSDSEDFSEQRRNFLERKRRDDLRSRFQALRAEIPGLSASAKTSKVAILTQAMEYLLQLHTCQRRQARERRKLKAKQQQLLRKISVLQNS; translated from the exons ATGCCCGGAATCAACACTCACACACTGTACAGCTGGGAGATGGAGCACTACTTTTACGACGAGATGGACACCGAGCAGGACTTCTTTAAGTCTACTGCTCCGAGCGAGGACATATGGAAGAAATTCGAGCTGCTTCCCACCCCACCCATGTCGCCGTCAAGGACTTTGTACGGGGACTGGTTACTGTCGTTACCGGCGCCGCCTAAGTTATTACCATGTGACGAGGAGTACGAGGGGTTGCACAAGTTCGACCCCCTGGACATTTTTGAAAATCTCGGATCCATCGTAATCAAAGATTGCATGTGGAGCGGGTTTTCCACGAGTCACCGGCTGGACAAAGTGGTTCACGGCGAGCGTGCACCGGTGATGGCTCAGATTCAGACCTCTACCTCATTACATGCAGCTTTGACCTCACAGAGAGGTCTCCGTGCTTCACCGGGCACGTCCGTCACCCAGGCGGCCCAGTGCGTGAACCCCGCAGCAGTCCTCGAGCTCCCTGTCCCGCATAACAAGAAAGGGGCTGCAGGGTCTTCCGGTTCTGAGGGTCGCTCGGATTCATCCG ATGATGATGACGACGAGATTGACGTGGTGACCATTGACAACCGACCGAAGCGTGGTCGCCCTCCAAGCCGTCGAACGCCAGTGACAATCACTGTGAGTGCGGATCCATTCGGACCGTGTCCCAAACGCTTCCACATCTCTCTACATCGGCAGCAGCACAATTATGCTGCCCCCTCCCCCGACACAGAGCCTGAAGATGACTTTAATGAGATGGAGTCTGTGAGCAAAAGGCCACGCCTGGAGCCTTCATCCTCTCCCTCATCTCCACTCTCCTCACCTGCCACCTCGGACTCTGAAGACTTCAGCGAACAGCGCCGGAActtcttggagaggaagaggagggaTGACCTTCGCTCCAGGTTTCAAGCGCTCAGAGCAGAGATTCCAGGTCTGTCCGCTTCAGCAAAAACCTCAAAGGTTGCGATTCTGACACAGGCAATGGAATACTTACTGCAGCTGCATACGTGCCAGCGGCGTCAAGCTCGGGAGAGAAGGAAACTGAAGGCCAAACAACAACAGCTTCTCCGGAAGATCAGCGTATTACAGAACTCCTGA